Proteins encoded together in one Chitinophaga varians window:
- the paaA gene encoding 1,2-phenylacetyl-CoA epoxidase subunit PaaA: MYGGGYIFDEPNGKQLREEQLHDDPEKLVAFEERIARGEKIEPGDWMPAEYRRQLIRLIEQHAHSEIIGALPEGTWITRAPGFKRKLALIAKVQDEIGHGQLLYNAAETLGKSREAMINDLLSGKSKYSNVFNYPAKTWADVTVIGFLIDAAAIVNQVANAKGSYGPYCRALERICYEESFHLKQGHDAFIELATGTPEQKAMLQDALNRWWQPIMHFFGPPDKSSQHSEKLMQWKVKMASNDEMRNQFLDSYVPKIWELGLTLPDPALRKNAGTGRWEYTDPDWNEFFRVINGGGPCNAERLQVRKWAEEEGRWVRKALMNPTERRSLPVA; this comes from the coding sequence ATGTACGGCGGCGGATATATTTTCGACGAACCAAACGGAAAACAGCTGCGGGAAGAACAACTGCATGATGATCCTGAAAAGCTGGTGGCTTTTGAAGAAAGAATAGCCAGAGGGGAAAAAATTGAGCCGGGCGACTGGATGCCGGCGGAATATCGCAGACAACTCATCCGTTTGATAGAACAGCATGCGCACTCAGAGATAATCGGGGCCTTGCCGGAAGGAACGTGGATCACCCGCGCTCCCGGATTCAAGCGTAAACTGGCGTTGATCGCCAAGGTACAGGATGAGATCGGTCATGGCCAACTGTTGTACAATGCAGCAGAGACGCTTGGGAAGTCGAGGGAAGCCATGATCAACGACCTGCTCAGTGGTAAATCCAAATACTCCAACGTATTTAATTATCCTGCCAAAACATGGGCGGATGTTACCGTGATCGGTTTTCTGATCGATGCGGCCGCTATTGTCAACCAGGTAGCCAATGCCAAAGGCTCCTATGGCCCTTATTGCCGGGCGCTGGAGCGTATCTGTTATGAAGAGAGCTTCCATCTGAAGCAGGGCCATGACGCTTTTATTGAGCTGGCTACCGGCACACCGGAACAGAAAGCCATGCTGCAGGACGCGCTGAACCGCTGGTGGCAACCGATCATGCATTTCTTCGGCCCTCCCGACAAGTCTTCCCAGCACAGCGAAAAGCTGATGCAATGGAAGGTGAAGATGGCGAGCAATGACGAAATGCGTAATCAATTCCTGGACAGTTACGTGCCGAAGATATGGGAACTGGGACTGACGCTTCCTGACCCTGCGCTTCGCAAGAATGCAGGCACCGGCCGCTGGGAATATACCGACCCCGACTGGAACGAGTTCTTCCGGGTGATCAACGGTGGCGGTCCCTGCAATGCTGAGCGGCTGCAGGTGAGGAAATGGGCGGAAGAAGAAGGTCGCTGGGTACGCAAGGCTTTAATGAACCCGACAGAACGGCGCTCACTGCCGGTTGCATAA
- a CDS encoding 1,2-phenylacetyl-CoA epoxidase subunit B, whose product MSNDSLDPRVNRLKLGDANAVIKVEEGENWNVYEVFHQEKRGAHHEHVGCVHAPDPQLALVFAKEQFARRKKCVNLWVVRSADILAFDVEDEDMFANNLEKNYRDASGFKVMEKINKFKQSK is encoded by the coding sequence ATGTCTAACGATTCTTTAGATCCGCGTGTCAACAGGCTGAAACTGGGTGACGCCAACGCGGTCATCAAAGTGGAGGAAGGAGAGAACTGGAATGTTTATGAAGTATTCCATCAGGAGAAACGAGGCGCCCATCACGAGCATGTGGGCTGTGTACATGCACCGGACCCGCAACTGGCGCTGGTATTTGCCAAAGAACAATTTGCCCGTCGTAAAAAATGTGTGAACCTGTGGGTAGTCAGAAGTGCCGACATTCTGGCTTTTGACGTGGAAGATGAAGATATGTTCGCCAACAACCTGGAAAAGAACTACCGCGATGCCAGTGGTTTCAAAGTAATGGAGAAGATCAACAAATTCAAACAATCCAAATGA
- the nadD gene encoding nicotinate (nicotinamide) nucleotide adenylyltransferase gives MRIGLYFGSFNPIHTGHLIIANYVAYNTDLDKVWFVVSPQNPLKTSSTLLNEHDRFHLVELAIKDEPRLRASNIEFSLPRPSFTVDTLAYMGEKFPTQEFAIIMGSDSFQNLPRWKNYMHIVQHYPIYVYRRPGHDITDTYGARVEILDAPMLDISATDIRQWIKEGKSVRYMVPDSVINYIQENNYFR, from the coding sequence ATGAGAATAGGTTTGTATTTCGGGTCTTTTAATCCTATACACACAGGGCATTTGATCATTGCCAATTATGTAGCATACAATACTGACCTGGACAAAGTATGGTTTGTGGTTTCCCCGCAGAACCCACTCAAGACCTCTTCTACCTTGCTGAATGAACATGACCGCTTTCACCTGGTGGAACTGGCGATCAAAGATGAGCCGCGCCTGCGCGCCAGCAATATTGAATTTTCACTGCCACGGCCTTCCTTTACGGTAGACACGCTGGCCTATATGGGGGAGAAATTCCCCACACAGGAATTTGCGATCATCATGGGAAGCGACAGTTTTCAGAACCTGCCGCGGTGGAAAAACTATATGCACATTGTACAGCACTATCCGATTTATGTATACCGCCGTCCGGGCCATGATATCACCGATACCTATGGCGCCCGGGTGGAAATACTCGATGCGCCCATGCTGGACATTTCCGCTACCGATATCCGCCAGTGGATCAAAGAGGGCAAGTCTGTACGGTACATGGTGCCGGACAGCGTGATCA
- the paaC gene encoding 1,2-phenylacetyl-CoA epoxidase subunit PaaC, whose product MISNAALTDLIIKMADDELIQGHRNSEWTGLGPVMEEDIAFSSMAQDKIGHAWALYRILHENLGGEDPDRFAFMRPENAFKCSHLVEMPNGGYDFSLMRHFLFDHAETVRYESLHNSSFEPFQQLSKKIKGELKYHTLHANAFIMQLSKASEEGYARMQTALNDTIALAAGIFEPSAAHEETLIAEKVYPGEKELYHRWLDRIYPVLVKASLNLPDMNTITPVYGGRQGFHTIHLAPLLKEMGEVFNLDTEASW is encoded by the coding sequence ATGATCAGCAACGCAGCATTAACAGACCTAATCATAAAGATGGCCGATGATGAACTGATTCAGGGCCACCGCAATTCCGAATGGACTGGCCTCGGCCCCGTGATGGAAGAAGATATTGCCTTTTCCTCCATGGCACAGGACAAGATCGGTCATGCCTGGGCATTATACCGCATCCTGCATGAAAACCTCGGGGGCGAAGACCCTGACCGCTTTGCTTTCATGCGGCCGGAAAACGCCTTCAAATGCTCCCATCTCGTGGAGATGCCCAATGGGGGGTATGACTTCAGCCTGATGCGGCATTTCCTGTTTGACCATGCAGAAACGGTACGGTATGAAAGCCTTCACAACAGCAGCTTTGAACCATTTCAGCAGCTCAGCAAAAAAATAAAAGGGGAGTTGAAATACCATACGTTGCATGCCAACGCATTTATCATGCAGCTCAGCAAGGCCAGTGAAGAAGGGTATGCCCGGATGCAGACAGCACTGAACGATACCATTGCGCTGGCGGCAGGCATTTTTGAACCTTCGGCGGCCCATGAGGAAACCCTGATAGCTGAAAAGGTATATCCTGGTGAAAAGGAATTGTACCATCGTTGGCTGGACCGTATCTATCCGGTACTGGTGAAAGCATCCCTCAATCTCCCCGACATGAATACCATCACGCCGGTATACGGTGGCAGGCAGGGATTCCATACCATCCACCTGGCCCCGTTGCTGAAAGAGATGGGGGAAGTATTTAACCTGGACACGGAGGCCAGCTGGTAA
- the paaD gene encoding 1,2-phenylacetyl-CoA epoxidase subunit PaaD, whose amino-acid sequence MMSATITQEDVYHALEQVMDPEIPVLSVIDLGMITGVEITEGQPVLVRMIPTFAACPAVSYIKDNIRTVVEKALGVAVTVEIDKQVHWESNRMTATAKEKLKNFGIAPPPVLEGDVRPEIMLNTPCPHCGSEHTYLRSPFGSTLCRAIHYCKSCGQVFEQFKPLE is encoded by the coding sequence ATGATGTCAGCAACGATTACACAGGAAGATGTATACCATGCGCTGGAGCAGGTGATGGACCCTGAAATACCAGTGCTCAGCGTGATAGACCTTGGTATGATCACCGGTGTGGAGATCACGGAAGGACAGCCGGTGCTGGTCCGTATGATCCCTACATTTGCCGCATGCCCGGCTGTCAGCTATATCAAAGACAACATCAGAACAGTGGTGGAAAAGGCACTCGGTGTAGCCGTTACCGTTGAAATAGACAAACAGGTACATTGGGAGAGCAACCGGATGACGGCCACCGCCAAAGAGAAACTGAAGAATTTCGGCATAGCCCCGCCGCCAGTACTGGAAGGAGACGTACGGCCGGAGATCATGCTGAACACGCCTTGCCCGCACTGTGGCAGTGAGCATACCTATCTCCGTTCACCATTCGGGTCCACGTTATGCCGCGCTATTCATTACTGCAAATCATGTGGTCAGGTGTTTGAGCAATTCAAGCCGCTGGAATAA